A section of the Rhizobium sp. BG4 genome encodes:
- the nuoK gene encoding NADH-quinone oxidoreductase subunit NuoK, with amino-acid sequence MVIGLSHYLTVSAILFTLGVFGIFLNRKNIIVILMSIELILLAVNINMVAFSSFLNDIVGQVFALFILTVAAAEAAIGLAILVVFYRNRGSIAVEDVNMMKG; translated from the coding sequence ATGGTCATCGGTCTTTCCCATTACCTGACGGTCAGCGCCATCCTCTTCACGCTCGGCGTCTTCGGCATCTTCCTGAACCGCAAGAACATCATCGTCATTCTCATGTCGATCGAGCTGATCCTGCTTGCGGTCAATATCAACATGGTCGCCTTCTCGTCGTTCCTCAACGACATCGTCGGCCAGGTCTTCGCACTTTTCATTCTGACCGTCGCGGCTGCGGAAGCGGCCATCGGTCTTGCAATTCTCGTTGTCTTCTACCGCAACCGCGGTTCGATCGCGGTCGAAGACGTCAATATGATGAAGGGCTGA
- the mce gene encoding methylmalonyl-CoA epimerase, producing MLGRVNHIAIAVPDLAAATASYRDTLGARVSAPQPLPEHGVTVVFVELDNTKVELLEPLGENSPIAAFLEKSPSGGMHHICYEVADITAARDHLITSGARVLGNGEPKTGAHGKPVLFLHPKDFFGTLIELEQV from the coding sequence ATGCTCGGCCGCGTCAATCACATCGCGATTGCCGTCCCCGATCTCGCCGCTGCGACGGCCAGCTACCGCGATACGCTCGGCGCCAGGGTATCGGCGCCGCAGCCCCTACCGGAGCACGGCGTCACCGTCGTCTTCGTCGAGCTCGACAATACCAAGGTCGAGCTCTTGGAACCGCTCGGCGAGAACTCGCCGATCGCCGCCTTCCTCGAAAAGAGCCCATCGGGCGGCATGCACCACATCTGCTACGAGGTCGCCGACATCACCGCCGCCCGCGACCATCTGATCACCTCAGGGGCGAGGGTGCTTGGCAATGGCGAGCCGAAGACCGGCGCCCATGGCAAGCCGGTGCTCTTCCTGCATCCCAAGGATTTCTTCGGCACACTGATCGAGCTCGAGCAGGTCTGA
- the nuoI gene encoding NADH-quinone oxidoreductase subunit NuoI — MASLSNTVSSLFLKEFVGAFFLSMRYFFKQKATINYPFEKGPVSPRFRGEHALRRYPNGEERCIACKLCEAICPAQAITIEAGPRRNDGTRRTVRYDIDMVKCIYCGFCQEACPVDAIVEGPNFEFATETREELYFDKQRLLDNGDRWEREIARNIAIDAPYR; from the coding sequence ATGGCAAGCTTGTCAAACACCGTCAGCTCGCTGTTCCTCAAGGAATTCGTCGGCGCATTCTTTCTGTCGATGCGCTACTTCTTCAAGCAGAAGGCGACGATCAACTACCCGTTCGAAAAGGGTCCGGTTTCTCCGCGCTTCCGCGGCGAACACGCACTGCGCCGTTATCCGAACGGCGAAGAGCGCTGCATCGCCTGCAAGCTCTGCGAAGCGATCTGTCCCGCTCAGGCGATTACCATCGAAGCCGGCCCGCGCCGCAATGACGGCACCCGCCGTACGGTGCGTTACGACATCGACATGGTGAAGTGCATCTACTGCGGCTTCTGCCAGGAAGCCTGCCCGGTCGATGCGATCGTCGAAGGCCCGAATTTCGAATTCGCCACGGAAACCCGCGAAGAGCTTTATTTCGACAAGCAGCGGCTTCTCGACAACGGCGACCGGTGGGAACGCGAAATCGCGCGCAATATCGCGATCGACGCGCCGTACCGCTGA
- the nuoH gene encoding NADH-quinone oxidoreductase subunit NuoH has protein sequence MESFVSTYVLPGLLMVGQSLLLLVCLLVFIAYILLADRKIWAAVQLRRGPNVVGPFGLFQSFADLLKFVFKEPVIPAGANKVVFLLAPLVTVLLALSTWAVIPFSNGWVIANINVGILYIFAISSLEVYGIIMGGWASNSKYPFLGALRSAAQMVSYEVSIGFVIVTVLLCVGSLNLTDIVMAQQTGLGTKLGLPSSFLDWHWLSLFPMFIIFFISALAETNRPPFDLPEAESELVAGFMVEYGSSPYMMFMLGEYAAVCLMCSLTTILFLGGWLPPVDFWLINWVPGIIWFMLKSCLVFFMFAMVKAFVPRYRYDQLMRLGWKVFLPLSLAMVIIVAFVLKLTGWA, from the coding sequence ATGGAATCGTTTGTTTCAACTTATGTCTTGCCTGGCCTTCTCATGGTCGGTCAGTCGCTGCTGCTCCTGGTCTGCCTGCTGGTCTTCATCGCCTACATTCTGCTTGCCGACCGTAAGATCTGGGCAGCCGTTCAGCTGCGCCGTGGACCCAATGTGGTTGGTCCCTTCGGCCTTTTCCAGTCCTTCGCCGACCTTTTGAAGTTCGTCTTCAAGGAACCGGTTATTCCGGCCGGCGCCAATAAGGTCGTCTTCCTGCTGGCACCGCTGGTGACCGTGCTTCTGGCACTGTCCACCTGGGCCGTCATCCCGTTCTCCAACGGCTGGGTGATCGCCAACATCAATGTCGGCATTCTCTACATCTTCGCGATCTCCTCTCTCGAAGTGTACGGCATCATCATGGGCGGCTGGGCTTCGAACTCGAAGTATCCGTTCCTCGGCGCGCTCCGCTCGGCTGCGCAGATGGTGTCCTACGAAGTCTCGATCGGCTTCGTCATCGTCACCGTTCTTCTCTGCGTGGGTTCGCTGAACCTGACGGATATCGTCATGGCTCAGCAGACCGGCCTCGGCACCAAGCTCGGCCTGCCCAGCTCGTTCCTCGACTGGCACTGGCTGTCGCTGTTCCCGATGTTCATCATCTTCTTCATCTCGGCGCTCGCTGAAACCAACCGTCCGCCCTTCGACCTTCCGGAAGCGGAATCGGAACTGGTTGCCGGCTTCATGGTCGAATACGGTTCCTCGCCGTACATGATGTTCATGCTCGGCGAATATGCGGCCGTCTGCCTGATGTGCTCGCTGACGACGATCCTCTTCCTCGGCGGCTGGCTGCCTCCGGTCGATTTCTGGCTCATCAATTGGGTCCCGGGCATCATCTGGTTCATGCTCAAGTCGTGCCTGGTGTTCTTCATGTTCGCGATGGTCAAGGCATTCGTGCCGCGCTACCGCTACGACCAGCTGATGCGCCTCGGCTGGAAGGTCTTCCTTCCGCTGTCGCTCGCCATGGTCATTATCGTTGCATTCGTGCTGAAACTGACGGGATGGGCATGA
- the nuoN gene encoding NADH-quinone oxidoreductase subunit NuoN, with amino-acid sequence MTAETILASLHLTAPELILAVGALVLLMIGVFTGERSGRLVSVLAMILFAAAALWLIFIPSNGLAFGGVYKADGFSRFMKVTALTGSFVALFMSLGHAKENQLDKFEFPVLLVLCTLGIMLMISANDLIALYLGLELQSLAIYVVAAINRDSVKSTEAGLKYFVLGALSSGMLLYGMSLVYGFTGHTHFADIAQALNVEGARSLGLIFGLVFILAGIAFKISAVPFHMWTPDVYEGAPTPVTAFLASAPKVAAMAMMTRIVITAFQPIMADWQQVVVFISIASMLLGSFAAIGQKNIKRLMAYSSIGHMGYALVGLAAGNQTGVSGVMLYMVIYMVMTLGSFAIIMSMRRKDGTVVEAIDDLAGLSSTNPFMATVLTILMFSLAGIPPLAGFFAKYFVFVAAIEAKLYALAIIGVLASVVGAYYYLRVIKLMWFDEAKGEFARVSGALKLVYGLSGLFVLAYVLIGGPIGGAAELAAATLF; translated from the coding sequence ATGACCGCTGAAACCATTCTTGCAAGCCTGCATCTCACCGCGCCGGAGCTTATCCTCGCGGTAGGCGCCCTTGTCCTGCTGATGATCGGTGTCTTCACGGGCGAGCGGTCCGGGCGTCTGGTGAGCGTGCTCGCCATGATCCTGTTCGCGGCTGCAGCTCTCTGGCTGATCTTCATCCCGTCCAACGGCCTCGCCTTTGGCGGCGTCTACAAGGCGGACGGCTTCTCCCGCTTCATGAAGGTGACGGCGCTGACCGGCTCCTTCGTGGCACTCTTCATGTCGCTCGGCCACGCCAAGGAAAATCAGCTCGACAAGTTCGAGTTCCCGGTTCTCCTCGTGCTCTGCACCCTCGGCATCATGCTGATGATCTCGGCAAACGACCTGATCGCGCTCTATCTCGGCCTCGAGCTGCAGTCGCTGGCGATCTACGTCGTCGCTGCGATCAACCGCGACAGCGTCAAGTCGACGGAAGCCGGCCTGAAGTATTTCGTCCTCGGCGCGCTGTCCTCGGGCATGCTGCTCTACGGCATGTCGCTGGTCTATGGCTTCACCGGCCATACGCACTTCGCCGATATCGCCCAGGCGCTCAATGTCGAAGGCGCGCGTTCGCTCGGCCTGATCTTCGGCCTGGTCTTCATCCTCGCCGGTATCGCCTTCAAGATCTCGGCCGTGCCGTTCCACATGTGGACGCCCGACGTTTACGAAGGTGCGCCGACCCCGGTCACCGCCTTCCTGGCGAGCGCTCCGAAGGTTGCCGCCATGGCCATGATGACGCGTATCGTCATCACCGCCTTCCAGCCGATCATGGCTGACTGGCAGCAGGTCGTGGTCTTCATCTCGATCGCCTCTATGCTGCTTGGCTCCTTCGCGGCTATCGGCCAGAAGAACATCAAGCGACTGATGGCCTATTCGTCGATCGGTCACATGGGTTATGCGCTGGTCGGCCTCGCAGCCGGCAACCAGACGGGCGTCTCCGGCGTCATGCTCTACATGGTCATCTACATGGTCATGACGCTCGGTTCCTTTGCGATCATCATGTCGATGCGCCGCAAGGATGGCACCGTTGTCGAAGCGATCGACGATCTGGCGGGTCTCTCGAGCACCAACCCGTTCATGGCGACGGTTCTCACCATCCTGATGTTCTCGCTTGCCGGTATCCCGCCGCTCGCTGGCTTTTTCGCGAAGTACTTCGTCTTCGTCGCAGCCATCGAAGCCAAGCTCTATGCGCTCGCCATCATCGGCGTTCTCGCATCGGTCGTCGGCGCTTACTACTACCTGCGCGTCATCAAGCTGATGTGGTTCGATGAAGCCAAGGGCGAGTTTGCCCGCGTCTCCGGCGCCCTCAAGCTGGTCTACGGTCTCTCCGGCCTGTTCGTTCTCGCCTATGTTCTCATCGGCGGTCCGATCGGCGGTGCGGCTGAGCTGGCGGCAGCGACGCTGTTCTGA
- a CDS encoding ribonuclease J codes for MAKQDELVFLPLGGVGEIGMNLALYGYGPADHRQWIMVDCGVTFPGPDLPGVDLVLPDIRYLATERKSLKAIIITHAHEDHYGALADLWPGLNVPVYASPFTAGLLEAKRNFEKDAIGEVPVTIFKAGDTINVGPFSIEGVAVNHSIPEPMSLMIRTPLGNVIHTGDWKIDHEPSLGPLTDENRFRQLGDEGVLALMCDSTNALRDGVSPSEKDVSESLRKIIENAEGRVAITTFSSNVGRIRTVAEAAEAAGREVLLLGSSLKRVVDVSRDIGIMEGIKPFISEDEYGYIPRDKVVVILTGSQGEPRAALAKLSRDEMRNVALAAGDIVVFSSRAIPGNEKAIQDIKNGLVEQGVHIITDGEALVHVSGHPRRNELQKMYQLVRPKIVVPVHGEATHLTAHKELAEQSGIASVPRVRNGDILRLAPGPAEVIDEAPHGRIYKDGSLIGDFDEMGIGERKKLAYVGHVAVNVVLDSRYDIIGEPDLVAIGLPVYDDEGDEMEDTLFDAVIGAVESIPRARRKDLDMVQEAIRRAVRAAANHAWGKKPVVTAFLTKV; via the coding sequence ATGGCGAAACAAGACGAACTGGTATTTCTTCCGCTGGGCGGCGTCGGCGAGATCGGCATGAATCTCGCTCTGTACGGCTATGGCCCCGCGGATCACCGCCAGTGGATCATGGTCGATTGCGGCGTGACCTTTCCGGGTCCGGACCTGCCGGGCGTCGATCTCGTGCTGCCCGATATCCGTTATCTCGCCACCGAGCGCAAAAGCCTGAAGGCGATCATCATCACCCACGCCCATGAGGATCACTACGGCGCGCTGGCCGATCTCTGGCCGGGCCTCAATGTTCCTGTCTATGCCTCGCCCTTTACCGCGGGCCTGCTCGAAGCCAAGCGCAATTTCGAGAAGGACGCGATCGGCGAAGTGCCGGTCACGATTTTCAAGGCAGGCGACACGATCAATGTCGGCCCCTTCAGCATCGAAGGCGTCGCCGTCAACCACTCGATCCCCGAGCCGATGTCGCTGATGATCCGCACGCCGCTCGGCAACGTCATTCACACCGGTGACTGGAAGATCGACCACGAGCCGTCGCTCGGGCCGCTGACCGACGAAAACCGCTTCCGCCAACTCGGCGACGAAGGCGTTCTGGCGCTGATGTGCGATTCCACCAACGCCCTGCGCGACGGCGTCTCGCCCTCGGAGAAGGACGTCTCGGAAAGCCTGCGCAAGATCATCGAGAATGCCGAGGGACGCGTGGCGATCACCACCTTCTCCTCGAATGTCGGCCGTATCCGCACCGTCGCCGAGGCTGCTGAGGCCGCCGGCCGCGAAGTGCTGCTGCTCGGCAGCTCGCTGAAGCGCGTCGTCGACGTCTCGCGCGACATCGGCATCATGGAAGGCATCAAGCCCTTCATCTCCGAAGACGAATACGGCTACATCCCGCGCGACAAGGTCGTGGTGATCCTGACCGGCAGCCAGGGCGAACCGCGCGCCGCACTCGCCAAGCTCTCGCGCGACGAGATGCGCAATGTGGCGCTCGCCGCCGGCGATATCGTCGTCTTCTCCTCGCGCGCCATCCCGGGCAACGAGAAGGCGATCCAGGACATCAAGAACGGCCTCGTCGAGCAAGGCGTCCATATCATCACCGACGGTGAAGCGCTGGTCCACGTTTCCGGCCATCCGCGCCGTAACGAGCTGCAAAAGATGTATCAGCTGGTTCGCCCGAAGATCGTCGTGCCCGTCCACGGCGAGGCGACGCATCTGACGGCGCATAAGGAGCTGGCGGAGCAGTCCGGCATCGCAAGCGTGCCGCGCGTACGCAATGGTGACATCCTGCGTTTGGCACCTGGTCCGGCCGAAGTCATCGACGAAGCCCCGCATGGCCGCATCTACAAGGACGGCTCGCTGATCGGCGATTTCGACGAGATGGGTATCGGCGAGCGTAAGAAGCTCGCCTATGTCGGTCATGTCGCCGTCAACGTTGTGCTCGACAGCCGCTACGACATCATCGGCGAGCCGGATCTCGTCGCCATCGGTCTGCCGGTTTATGACGACGAAGGCGACGAGATGGAAGACACGCTGTTCGACGCCGTCATCGGCGCTGTCGAGAGCATTCCGCGCGCCCGCCGCAAGGATCTCGACATGGTGCAGGAGGCGATCCGCCGCGCCGTGCGCGCCGCCGCCAACCACGCCTGGGGCAAGAAGCCCGTCGTCACCGCCTTCCTGACCAAGGTCTGA
- a CDS encoding NADH-quinone oxidoreductase subunit M, whose amino-acid sequence MTDWPILTTVTFLPLVGVVLLLLMNENGPNGRRNVLNISLITTIVTFLLSLLIWTGFDNANPGFQMVEKHAWLGTGIGYHVGVDGISMLFVILSTFLMPFCVLASWLSIEKRLKEYMIAFLILEVMMVGVFVSLDIVLFYVFFEAGLIPMFLIIGVWGGANRVYASYKFFLYTLLGSVLMLLAIMAMYWQAGTTDISALLAYKFPPQMQTWLWLAFFASFAVKMPMWPVHTWLPDAHVQAPTAGSVILAGVLLKLGGYGLIRFSLGMFPVASDFFAPMVFALSVIAIIYTSLVAMMQDDIKKLIAYSSVAHMGYVTMGIFAANMQGVQGSIFQMLSHGIVSGALFLCVGVVYDRTHTREIAAYGGLVNNMPKYAVAMMVFTMANVGLPGTSGFIGEFLTLIGVFRANTWVALFAATGVILSAAYALWLYRRVIFGALEKEKLKALLDLSPREQMLLYPLIALTIFFGVYPAPVFDATAASVDMLVNNYTAAVHAAQNVALSMN is encoded by the coding sequence ATGACCGATTGGCCTATTCTTACAACGGTCACCTTCCTGCCGCTCGTCGGCGTGGTGCTTCTGCTGCTGATGAATGAAAACGGCCCGAACGGCCGCCGCAACGTGCTCAACATCTCGTTGATCACGACGATCGTCACGTTCCTGCTGTCGCTCCTGATCTGGACTGGCTTCGATAACGCCAATCCGGGCTTCCAGATGGTCGAGAAGCACGCCTGGCTCGGTACCGGCATCGGCTACCATGTCGGCGTCGACGGCATCTCGATGCTGTTCGTCATCCTGTCGACCTTCCTCATGCCCTTCTGCGTGCTGGCAAGCTGGCTCTCGATCGAGAAGCGCCTGAAGGAATACATGATCGCCTTCCTCATCCTCGAAGTGATGATGGTCGGTGTCTTCGTGTCGCTCGATATCGTGCTCTTCTACGTCTTCTTCGAAGCCGGCCTCATCCCGATGTTCCTGATCATCGGTGTCTGGGGTGGCGCGAACCGCGTCTATGCGAGCTACAAGTTCTTCCTCTACACGCTGCTCGGCTCGGTGCTGATGCTGCTCGCCATCATGGCGATGTACTGGCAGGCCGGCACGACCGATATCTCGGCGCTGCTCGCCTACAAGTTCCCGCCGCAGATGCAGACATGGCTATGGCTGGCCTTCTTCGCCTCCTTCGCCGTCAAGATGCCGATGTGGCCGGTTCACACCTGGCTTCCCGACGCGCACGTTCAGGCGCCGACGGCCGGCTCCGTCATCCTGGCAGGCGTGCTCCTGAAGCTCGGCGGCTACGGCCTGATCCGCTTCTCGCTCGGCATGTTCCCTGTTGCCTCCGACTTCTTCGCGCCGATGGTCTTCGCACTGTCCGTCATCGCCATCATCTACACCTCGCTGGTGGCGATGATGCAGGACGACATCAAGAAGCTGATCGCCTACTCGTCGGTAGCGCACATGGGCTACGTGACCATGGGCATCTTCGCCGCCAACATGCAGGGCGTTCAGGGCTCGATCTTCCAGATGCTGTCGCACGGCATCGTCTCTGGCGCGCTCTTCCTCTGCGTCGGCGTCGTTTACGACCGCACCCATACCCGCGAGATCGCGGCCTATGGCGGCCTGGTCAACAACATGCCGAAATACGCAGTGGCGATGATGGTCTTCACCATGGCCAATGTCGGTCTGCCGGGCACCTCGGGCTTCATCGGCGAATTCCTGACCCTGATCGGCGTCTTCCGCGCCAACACCTGGGTTGCACTCTTCGCTGCCACCGGCGTCATCCTGTCGGCTGCCTACGCTCTGTGGCTCTATCGCCGCGTGATCTTCGGTGCGCTTGAAAAGGAAAAGCTGAAGGCTCTGCTCGATCTTTCGCCGCGTGAGCAGATGCTGCTCTACCCGCTGATCGCGCTGACCATCTTCTTCGGTGTCTATCCGGCTCCGGTCTTCGATGCGACGGCCGCTTCGGTTGACATGCTGGTGAACAATTATACGGCCGCCGTACACGCAGCGCAGAACGTTGCGCTGTCGATGAACTGA
- the nuoL gene encoding NADH-quinone oxidoreductase subunit L — translation MFLYKAIVFLPLIGAIIAGLFGRAIGAKASEYVTSGLMIIAAALSWYVFFTVALGHPEGAIKVEVLRWIQSGGIDVSWSLRIDTLTSVMLIVVNTVSTLVHIYSIGYMHHDPHRPRFFAYLSLFTFAMLMLVTSDNLLQMFFGWEGVGLASYLLIGFWFKKPSASAAAMKAFIVNRVGDFGFVLGIAGVFVLFGAINFDTIFANAANFAPHEGAEAASEVVLNLFGMQLDKTHALTAVCLLLFMGAMGKSAQFLLHTWLPDAMEGPTPVSALIHAATMVTAGVFLVARMSPLFELSHDALTFVTIIGAITAFFAATVGLVQNDIKRVIAYSTCSQLGYMFVALGVGAYGAAIFHLFTHAFFKALLFLCAGSVIHAVDGEQDMRYMGGLRPHIKVTFWMMMIGTLAITGVGIPFTPIGFAGFFSKDVIIEATYASHSPAAGFAFTLLVIAALFTSFYSWRLIFLTFFGKPRASHEVMHHVHESPQVMLVPLYILAIGAVFAGFLFEGRFYGEEYAEFWKGALFTSKENELLEHFHHVPALVALSPFIAMVIGFVTAWYMYIKSPSTPRVLAQQHRVLYQFLLNKWYFDELYDFLFVRSAKALGNFLWKKGDVGVIDTYGPNGIAARVVDVTNRVVRLQTGYLYHYAFAMLIGIAALVTWMMLGSSF, via the coding sequence ATGTTCCTCTATAAGGCTATCGTCTTTCTTCCCTTGATCGGCGCAATCATCGCCGGCCTTTTCGGCCGCGCGATCGGCGCCAAGGCATCGGAATATGTCACCAGCGGCCTGATGATCATCGCCGCCGCTCTCTCCTGGTACGTCTTCTTCACGGTGGCCCTCGGCCATCCGGAAGGCGCGATCAAGGTTGAAGTCCTGCGCTGGATCCAGTCCGGCGGCATCGACGTCTCCTGGTCCCTGCGCATCGACACGCTGACCTCGGTCATGCTGATCGTCGTCAACACGGTCTCGACGCTCGTGCACATCTACTCGATCGGGTACATGCACCATGACCCGCATCGTCCGCGCTTCTTCGCCTATCTGTCGCTCTTTACCTTCGCCATGCTGATGCTGGTGACCTCCGACAACCTGCTGCAGATGTTCTTCGGCTGGGAAGGCGTTGGTCTGGCGTCCTATCTGCTGATCGGCTTCTGGTTCAAGAAGCCGTCGGCTTCGGCTGCGGCGATGAAGGCCTTCATCGTCAACCGCGTCGGCGACTTCGGCTTCGTGCTCGGTATCGCAGGCGTCTTCGTTCTCTTCGGCGCCATCAACTTCGACACGATCTTCGCCAACGCTGCGAACTTCGCGCCGCATGAAGGTGCAGAAGCTGCCAGCGAAGTCGTTCTCAACCTCTTCGGCATGCAGCTCGACAAGACGCATGCGCTGACCGCCGTCTGCCTGCTGCTCTTCATGGGTGCCATGGGTAAGTCGGCTCAGTTCCTGCTGCACACCTGGCTGCCGGACGCCATGGAAGGCCCGACGCCGGTTTCGGCGCTCATTCATGCCGCGACCATGGTTACCGCCGGTGTCTTCCTCGTCGCCCGCATGTCGCCGCTCTTCGAACTGTCGCATGATGCGCTGACCTTCGTCACCATCATCGGCGCGATCACTGCCTTCTTCGCGGCAACGGTCGGTCTCGTTCAGAACGACATCAAGCGCGTCATCGCCTATTCCACCTGCTCGCAGCTCGGCTACATGTTCGTGGCGCTCGGAGTAGGGGCCTATGGTGCCGCGATCTTCCATCTCTTTACGCACGCCTTCTTCAAGGCACTGCTCTTCCTCTGCGCCGGTTCGGTTATCCACGCCGTCGATGGCGAGCAGGACATGCGTTACATGGGCGGCCTGCGTCCGCACATCAAGGTCACGTTCTGGATGATGATGATCGGTACGCTCGCCATCACTGGCGTCGGCATTCCGTTCACTCCGATCGGTTTTGCGGGCTTCTTCTCGAAGGACGTGATCATCGAGGCTACCTACGCGTCGCACTCGCCGGCTGCAGGCTTCGCCTTCACGCTGCTCGTCATCGCCGCTCTGTTCACCAGCTTCTATTCCTGGCGCCTGATCTTCCTGACCTTCTTCGGCAAGCCGCGCGCTTCCCACGAAGTCATGCATCACGTCCATGAATCGCCGCAGGTCATGCTGGTGCCGCTCTACATCCTGGCAATCGGCGCAGTCTTCGCCGGCTTCCTCTTCGAGGGCCGCTTCTATGGCGAAGAATATGCCGAATTCTGGAAGGGCGCGCTGTTTACCTCCAAGGAAAACGAACTGCTGGAGCACTTCCATCACGTTCCGGCCCTGGTCGCGCTCAGCCCGTTCATTGCCATGGTCATCGGCTTCGTGACCGCCTGGTACATGTACATCAAGTCGCCGTCGACGCCGCGCGTTCTCGCGCAGCAGCACCGCGTCCTCTACCAGTTCCTGCTCAACAAGTGGTACTTCGACGAACTCTACGACTTCCTCTTCGTCCGCTCCGCCAAGGCTCTTGGCAACTTCCTGTGGAAGAAGGGTGACGTCGGCGTCATCGATACCTACGGCCCGAACGGCATTGCCGCCCGCGTCGTCGATGTCACGAACCGCGTGGTCCGCCTGCAGACCGGTTACCTCTATCACTACGCCTTCGCGATGCTGATCGGCATTGCAGCGCTCGTTACCTGGATGATGCTCGGGAGTTCGTTCTGA
- a CDS encoding biotin--[acetyl-CoA-carboxylase] ligase, whose product MMSPARRRISLGDIRHEALTETPSTNTECLARARAGDPGLLWVTAVRQTGGRGRRGRPWVSEPGNLYSSLLLIDLAPMERMGSLPLAIAVAVHQAIRQVLPPGAEPLEVKWPNDILIGRKKTCGILVEGEQLPDGRYALVIGIGINVSVMPDNPMYPVTCLREQGSSASPEELFAHLFASMAEVLDVWNAGRGIKEITARWREVACGVGEKITVNLPDRSISGHFAGIDDNGLLMLDTGAGRMMQIAAGDVFFG is encoded by the coding sequence ATGATGTCTCCAGCGCGGCGCCGGATATCGCTCGGCGATATCAGGCACGAAGCCCTGACGGAGACACCTTCGACCAACACAGAATGCCTTGCCCGAGCCCGGGCAGGGGACCCCGGCCTCCTCTGGGTGACCGCGGTCAGGCAGACCGGCGGCCGCGGCCGCCGCGGACGCCCGTGGGTCTCCGAACCCGGCAATCTCTATTCTTCCCTTCTTCTGATCGATCTGGCTCCGATGGAGCGCATGGGATCGCTGCCGCTGGCGATTGCTGTCGCTGTCCATCAGGCGATCCGCCAGGTCCTGCCGCCGGGCGCCGAGCCGCTCGAGGTCAAATGGCCGAACGACATCCTGATCGGACGCAAGAAGACCTGCGGCATCCTCGTCGAAGGCGAGCAGCTGCCGGACGGGCGCTATGCGCTGGTGATCGGCATCGGCATCAATGTCTCGGTCATGCCTGACAACCCGATGTATCCGGTGACATGTCTGCGCGAGCAGGGCAGCTCGGCCTCGCCCGAGGAGCTCTTCGCCCATCTCTTCGCCTCGATGGCCGAAGTGCTGGATGTCTGGAACGCCGGCCGCGGCATCAAGGAAATCACCGCGCGCTGGCGCGAAGTCGCCTGCGGCGTCGGCGAGAAGATTACCGTGAATTTACCGGACAGGTCGATTTCCGGCCATTTCGCTGGAATTGATGATAATGGGCTGTTGATGCTCGATACCGGCGCAGGCAGGATGATGCAGATCGCCGCCGGCGACGTTTTCTTTGGATAG
- a CDS encoding NADH-quinone oxidoreductase subunit J, whose product MGLQALFFYLFAFVAVASAFMVIWAKNPVHSVLFLILTFFNAAGLFLLLGAEFLAMILLVVYVGAVAVLFLFVVMMLDIDFTELRAGVLEYAPIGALIGIILAAELIIVIGGSVISPEIAKTVAMPIPALTERTNTAALGDVLYTNYVYFFQIAGLVLLVAMIGAIVLTLRHRTNIRRQNISQQVARTPATAVEVVTVKPGQGL is encoded by the coding sequence ATGGGTCTGCAGGCTCTATTTTTCTATCTTTTCGCCTTCGTCGCGGTCGCGTCGGCGTTCATGGTCATCTGGGCAAAGAACCCGGTTCACTCGGTTCTGTTCCTCATCCTGACCTTCTTCAATGCCGCGGGCCTCTTCCTGCTGCTTGGCGCCGAGTTCCTGGCGATGATCCTGCTTGTCGTCTATGTCGGCGCGGTCGCGGTTCTCTTCCTCTTCGTGGTCATGATGCTCGACATCGACTTCACGGAGCTGCGCGCAGGCGTTCTCGAATATGCGCCGATCGGCGCGCTGATCGGCATCATCCTTGCCGCTGAGCTGATCATCGTCATCGGCGGCAGCGTGATCTCGCCCGAGATTGCCAAGACCGTCGCCATGCCGATCCCGGCTCTGACGGAGCGCACCAACACGGCGGCGCTCGGTGACGTGCTCTATACGAATTACGTTTACTTCTTCCAGATCGCCGGTCTGGTCCTTCTCGTCGCGATGATCGGTGCGATCGTGCTGACGCTGAGGCACCGCACCAACATTCGCCGTCAGAATATTTCCCAGCAGGTTGCCCGTACGCCGGCGACCGCCGTCGAGGTGGTCACCGTCAAGCCGGGGCAGGGCCTCTAA